From Sphingobacteriales bacterium:
ACCACTGCTTGATATTGCAGGTAAGTCCATTGTGAGCAGGCTGATAACCGATATTTCAGAAATGCTTAATGAACCTATTGAAGAGGTCGCTTACATCATTGGTGACTTTGGTAAACAGGTCGAGGAAGATTTGTACAAACTGTCGGAAGAACTGAATCTTAAGGCAAAAATTTATTATCAGTATGAAGCACTTGGGACTGCTCACGCTCTGTATATGGCAAAAGATTCACTTAGCGGCAATGTCCTTGTAGCTTATGCCGACACCCTGTTTTATACCACTTTCAAAGCCGATATCAGCGAAGATGCCTGTATTTGGGTAAAAAAAATTGATAATCCTTCACAATTCGGAGTCGTTGAGCTTGATCATCAGGGCTATATCACCCGATTTGTCGAAAAGCCGAAAGAATTTGTTTCAGATCTGGCTATCATTGGGATTTATTACTTTAAAGATGCCAGCGCTTTGCTCAGAGAGATTGAATTTCTGCTTGAAAACAATATCACAGGTAATGGAGAATATCAATTGACCGATGCACTTGAAAGATTGATGAACAAAGGGATGAAAATAAAAGCAGCAGAAGTCCAGGGGTGGTTCGACTGCGGAAATAAAAATGCTGTCCTGCAAACCCATCAGGAGATTTTTAAACTCGGTAAGTTTCAGAAAACCAATCTTTTGCCTGAGAATATCACCGGCTCGGTTAT
This genomic window contains:
- a CDS encoding nucleotidyltransferase; translation: MKIIIPMAGLGKRMRPHTLTTPKPLLDIAGKSIVSRLITDISEMLNEPIEEVAYIIGDFGKQVEEDLYKLSEELNLKAKIYYQYEALGTAHALYMAKDSLSGNVLVAYADTLFYTTFKADISEDACIWVKKIDNPSQFGVVELDHQGYITRFVEKPKEFVSDLAIIGIYYFKDASALLREIEFLLENNITGNGEYQLTDALERLMNKGMKIKAAEVQGWFDCGNKNAVLQTHQEIFKLGKFQKTNLLPENITGSVIHQPCYIAEDVKIIDSEIGPYVSIGNGTIVENAKIENSIIYSHASIQNATLRNSMIGSYVKYHNMKDREVSLGDYSEIL